The sequence CATTTTTAGCAACTGTCCAGTCACCCGCTCAGAAATGATATAAAAGTCATTACCCAGAGGGGAGGCTTTCCAATTTACTTTCATTAGATCTTACTCCCTGGCTGCTTTTTATCCGGCTCCATTGGGGCAGAGCTGTGATCTGTGGCTACAACTTATCTACAGTGCCTGCAGGGATTCTGAGATAGTCTTAGCCACGCCTCCTGTCTCGCTATTGGTCCAGtctgctgctctctcctcccccctgcagctctgccttctctgattggctgctgtgtataCATACAAGCCCATCTCGGGCTCACCAGGAAGCCAGTGCAAAGCTTTCTATTACAGTAGCCGCAGTGATGCAAGAAGCTGCAACATTGCCTCGTGTAGCAGtgatcaggggtgtaactaccactgtagcagccatagcggccgcTACAGGGTCCGCAGCGTCAGGGTCCGCCTTCCAGTTTAGATTCTCCAGGGCCCGGCCACTCAGTATTCTCCTGTCATCCCAGTCACATGCTCCATACAGTAAGGTGAATAACCACCAGTTTACTATACAGAGACAGTGATTATAAAGGTGTAAAAATGCAGGGCCCCATTCCTACTAcccccaggcccctcccccacctcctcactATGAGGCTGCATCCTGCTCCCTTTTGATGCCAggacagaggagaagggggaagaaGCTGCAcaatgacagctgctgctgctgcaggggaagAGGAGTCATTGTAACCAACCTGAACAACCCTGGAGCTTCCCTAAACAACAAATGAGAATtcttatgtgtatgtgtctgtgtgtaagtagTCCGCCTATTTGTGTGCATATACATGTGCATGTTTTTATACACTGGATGTAGTGTGCCTatttgtgtgcatgtgtgtatctaccGTATatagcaaggatggggaaccttcggtcctcaggctgtagcaaaactacaattcccatcatgcctggacagacaaaactttagctttggcaCAATTGGTACAATTGGTGTATGGCAGGTGTAAGACCCActcactttgggggggggggggggggtgttctgcaGCAAGGAGGTGTGGAAACCTGGTGACAGAggtaaaccatggcagaaatctcGTTCTGCAgcgggtgtagatttctgtgcccacCATCCACCAGACACAGGTGCCAACAGAGGCATACGCTTCTCAGTAAACCAGGTGGCCGATCGTAAAAACAAGCCGGAAGAGGTCTATGTTACAGAagtctgcacagtgtgaacaagtgttagtggagtgctggctatttCTTTGCTTTTTATCTCTCTccgacacatcaaaagttttttgaaacgaCAGTGACGCATACAAGTACACCGctcctaataaatgtcccccagtatCTATAACATAAAGCATAAACATTGCGTCTAACACCCCAGGATTCAGCGGAGTATAACTCTACAAAAGCCAAGGACATAATCTTATTGACTCGATGGACTTCATGCGACCATTCGTTGAGCTAGTAAGTGGTGGCCATCATTAAACGAAAAATACAGAATATAAAACATAGTAACAACAAGTAATTTCCTCTTCCAACTAAAATTTCCTAAAATCTATCGTGAAACACGTTGACCTTTCGTGATCAAAAGTTTATAAAAGCTTTTAGGTTTTGGTAGAAGGCAGCTGTCTGGCCAAATATGATTAAGATATCCGGAATCGGAGCCATCTGTCAAATCAGTGTTTTATCCATCTTCATTTTGACAGGTTCCTCATATCGGATTTTGCCCTGAGCCAGCACTCCTAATAGAGCCGTGGCCATTTGTAATCTGCTGCTTCCGACAAGAAGCCTAAATATAAAGCAGATAACGGAGGAAAGGGGTAATTGTTTCTTAATTACTTGGATGACACCGGGTCCCGCATCCTCTACGCCTTGTGTCAGCTATATTACAGCGCACTAAGTGACTTTCATTCCTTATTTTAATGAACCGTCTCTTTCCATAATATTTCTCTGGTAAAGTATCTTGACCTGTCTTATTTTTAGTTTAGAATTAAAGGGCCTTTTCCTGAGCGCCTTTAAATGTCAAGAAATAACGTAAAACGGccataaaatacaaaaacaagtTTAAAATTAAGACAGCAATGGTTAACACCTTTGTGGGTATGTTCAGCCATAACACtggcttccttatgattgcaatATATGGCAATCAGGGGGAATTCAAGGAGTCTGAGCtgtttagaattttttaaatactTACCAGGATGGGTTGATAGGCATAACAGAAAAAGCTTTACTCGCTTGCTGTGTACCTTCCTGATGAGGCCCGGTCCCTGCTGCTCACTACTTCCTGCTTTCAGTCTTGACAAATTGAGGTttctattcagccaatcactggatgagtTCTTGGTGTGGCCAGTGGTTGGCCAGTGGTTGGCAATCCCGCCCTTCCTTGTATTAAGTTgtcaccaggacaggtgagtacgGGAATGTGGCACCGTTGGAGCTTCAGCAGGGAGGAGATTGAGGAAAATTAGTATTtagatttcaatttttttttagcccaATCCGACCACATTTCAATATAAAAGGAAGTCTCTGAGCAATACCCTTAAAGGGAGCTTCCAGTTACAGGATAGAGGAGCTATATCTCCACTGTAAATGGAACCAGGAGCTGATAACTCTCTTCACTGTGCGTTGGTCGTGTTTGGTTACTGTatctcagctcctattcacttcaatagtcaAGGCTAATCCTGATAAATCCCTCCATAATCTTTATTTTAAGTACTGTTAAAAAAAGATTAGTCATACTTCTAGGATATATTGATCAGTGTATGAGGTAGGACAACACAGCAACGGCAACGGCAATGGGGGAAGGGCAGGCAAGATGAAGTGTAAAGTGTCTATGTCCTACCACAGTCTATCCTTGCCTATTAAAGCCCTGATAAAGGTAACCCCCAAGCTATAGACTATCCTTTCCTTAGAATAAAAAGGGGctggtattatgtaatggcatgTAGGGCATAGGTCAGAACCGGCAATGACGCTATGGTAGAGGTCAGAGCAATAAACCATATTAAGGCTTCTATGGAAAGTATAAACACTGTGTACAACCCATCTTATAAAACATGGGTGATTTACAGCGAAGAAcattagctgtttttttttttttggtgttcagCCGACCAAGACTATCCAGCATTGATGAGTAGCGGTACTGGCCCAAAGCCACAACACAGACATTGGGCAATCCTACCgaccctattacataataataaggcCTTCATTACCATGGTCATGCCCACAAATATGGAGCTAAGTATTAAACCTTATCTTTACAACTAGCTCTTCCTCCACTTCTAGTTTCATCACTGCTAGCTCCTCCTCCATAACTAGCTCGTCCCCCACAGCTATCTGCTCCTGAAAGACAAGCTCTGCCCCCACATCTAGCTCCTCCTTCATGACTTGCTCTGACTCCACAACTAGCTCCTCCTCCACTGTTAGCTCCTCCTTCACTATTCACTCTGCCCCCACAGCTAGCTCCTCCTCCATGACTCACTCTGCCCCCACAGCTAGTTCTTCCTTTATGACTTACTCTGCCCTCAAAGCTAGCTCCTCCTCCATGACTCACTCTGCCTTCACAGATAGCTTCTCCTCCATAACTCACTCCGCCCCCACAGCTAGCTTCTCCTCCATGACTCACTCTGCCCCCACAGCTAGCTCCTCCATAACTCACCCTGCCCCCACAGCTAGCTCCTCCTCCATGACTCACTCTGCCCTCACAGCTAGCTTCTCCTCCATGACTCACTCTGCCCTCACAGCTAGCTTCTCCTCCATAACTCACTCCGCCCCCACAGCTAGCTTCTCCTCCATGACTCACTCTGCCCCCACAGCTAGCTCCTCCATAACTTATCCTGCACCCACAGCTAGCTCCTCCTCCATGACTCACTCTGCCCTCACAGTTGGCTCCTCCTCCATGACTTACTCTGCCCCCACAGCTAGCTTCTCCTCCATGACTCACTCTGCCCCCACAGCTAGTTCCTCCTTTATGACTTACTCTGCCCTCAAAGCTAGCTCCTCCTCCATGACTCACTCTGATTTCACAGCTAGCTCCTCCTCGTCTATGACTCACTCTGCCCTCAAAGCTAGCTCTTCCTCCATGACTCACTCTGCCCTCAAAGCTAACTCCTCCTCCATGACTCACTCTGCCCTCAAAGCTAACTCCTCCTCCATGACTGACTCTGCCCTCCCAGCTAGTTCCTTCCTAATGACTCACTCTGCCCTCCCAGCTAGTTCCTCCCTAGTGACTCACTCTGCCCCCACAGCTAGCTCCTCCATAACTCACCCTGCCCCCACAGCTAGCTCCTCCTCCATGACTCACTCTGCCCCCACAGCTAGCTTCTCTTCCATGACTCACTCTGCCCTCAAAGCTAGCTCCTCCTCCATGACTCACTCTGCCTTCACAGCTAGCTCCCCCTCCTCTATGACTCACTCTGCCCTCAAAGCTAGCTCTTCCTCCATGACTGACTCTGCCCTCAAAGCTAACTCCTCCTCCATGACTGACTCTGCCCTCCCAGCTAGTTCCTCCCTAATGACTCACTCTGCCCTCCCAGCTAGTTCCTCCCTAATGACTCACTCTGCCCCCACAGCTAGCTCCTCCATAACTCACTCTGCCCCCACAGCTAGCTCCTCCTCCATGACTCACTCTGCCCCCACAACTAGCTCCTCCTCCATGACTCACTCTGCCCTTAAAGCTAGCTCCTCCTCCATGACTGACTCTGCCCTCAAAGCTAGCTCCTCCTCCATGACTCACTCTGCCTTCATAGCTAGCCTTCCCACCACTGCTCTCGGCACTATCACCTCAGGCCCTGGCATTTCTGTTTGTGACAAAATCCCAGATTAAGGAATATATCAGAGAACTCCAATATAGAATAATTTCCATGTGTCATCACATCTCTCCTGCAAGGATAGAGGACATTTAGGCAAATTTATTAAACCACAAACTGCATACCAACTGATGTACAAGAGTGAATTTTTGCTGAAACCTCATGACTTGCGACTTTTGACACTTTTTCAAAAATGgacaaaaatggacaaaaaatggACCGGAGTCACTAGTCAGGTTGTGAAATCACAGCCTATAAATTGTGGTGGAAACAGGGACTCCAGTGAGTTTATGTTtacagggacatacagtatgaGACGTTggtcttaaaggaaaccaattagGCAATCACACGGTTTGTTCCCTAGTGAAGGCGTTCTGTGAAACTGCTCTGATATTCTGTTTGATCCACATCCGACCTTTTGTCTCGGCCTGACCCTCCTGTACTCTGTATTGACCCTTTCAGATATGCTCGACCCCCACTATTGACCCTAAATCTgtgactgcccccctcccctccgccCACACACAACCCTCTGCATGTTCCTGATTAAAACCCTTGTGGACAGTCATGTCTTGTGCCTGGACTCCCTGTTACCTCACGGCAGTGTCTTCTGATCCCCTGAGCCGACACCATAAACCACACAGGAACCTTCTTGGGAAGTGACTTGGTGTCCTCTATTATCAGATGTCTCATCCTGGAGTGGGAAAAAGCGTGAAATCCTGAAGATACTAATACTATGCATTCCACTATTTGCCCAGTCCAGTTCAATAACACAACAtgttcattatctatctatctatctatctatctatctatctatctatctatctatctatctatcatctatctatctatctcctatctatctatctatctatctatctatctatctatctcctatctatctatctatctatctatctatctcctatctatctatctatctatctatctatctatctatctatctcctatctatctatctatctatctatctatctatctatctatctatctatctcctatctattatctatctatctatctatctatctcctatctatctatctatctatctatctgtacatCCATCtatgatcgatctatctatctatctatctatctatctatctatctatctatcatctatctcctatctatctatctatctatctatctatctcctatctatctatctatctatctatctatctatcttctatctatctatctatctatctatcttctatctactatctatctcctatctatctatcttctatctactatctatcttctatctatctatctatctatctatctatctatctatctatctatctgtacatccatctatctatctatctatctatctgtacatccatctatctatctatctcctatctatctatctatctatctatctcctatctatctatctatctatctatctatgatctatctatctatctatctatctatctatctatctatctatctatctatctcttatctatctcctatctatctatctatctatctatctatctatctatctcctatctatctatctatctatctatctatctcctatctatctatctcctatctatctatctcctatctatctatctatctatctatctatctatctatctatctatctatctcctatctatctatgatctatctatctcatatctatctcctatctatctatctatctatcatctatctatattctatctatctatctatctatctatctatctatctatctcctatctatctatctatctatctatctatctatctatctatctatctgtacatccatctatgatctatctatctatctcctatctatctatcttctatctatctatctatctatctatctatctatctatctatctatctatctatcttctatctcctatctatctcctatctatctatctatcttctatttatcttctatctactatctatcttctatctatctatctatctatctatctatctatctgtacatctatctatctatctatctatctatctatctgtacatccatctatctatctatctcctatctatctatctatctcctatctatctatctatctttctcctatctatctatctatctatctatctatctatctatctatctatgatctatctatctcctatctatctatctatctctctatctatctatctatctatctatctatctatctatcttctatctatttatctatttatcgtGACCatcaaaaacaacaaaacaaaacgaGAGTGAACCCTGaccccaagagcttacactctaccacTGAACCACTCCTGTCCTCTTCCTCCCCGCACCCGGGTGACGTCGCTCCTCATGATATCACCATAACCCTCCGCGTCAGCACAAAATCTTCAgagctttttgtgtctttttatttAAAGCCAGAAAACATCTCCAACCAGAACTTTCTCAGTTTGAAGAATcaagtattttttttcctttttccccaCATCCTTTTATCTTTATCGAGGGTAATTGTAAGCAATTGCGTTTTAAGAAATGACTTAAAACGAAgcgttgggtgggggggggggggcatcattaGGAGCAGACAGTTTCTGTAACCTTTTAGCAGAACTTGTTATCTGATGACGTGAATTAACGTTCTCTCAAATGACTAATAATCATATCAAGGTTGCCATGTCAGCTTGTAGATTTGAATAAGAGGGTCTGAAAACATTTGCATGCCTGGATGTGCCGGTGCTTAGAAGCTAATGCTATAGCGCTGTCATAAAGCACCGCAAAGACATGACTTAATGTAATCTGTCATGTCATATGCTAATCTTCAGCCATTACTTGAGTGCTGTAAGTAAGTAGAAAGCATTTGGGAAAATCCTTTTCAATTTCTCTGAGTACCACTTCTGCCGTTGGTCAGCTCAAATGGGTTTTGTGCATTTAATGCAGAGCTCAAGTCAAGTTGGCTTAGGTCACACTTAATTAACTATCACATTGATGGGTTTTGTTGGTACGGCTTTATGGAAAATGTGTATTCCTGATTTCAACCAACTGCTAAATATTTCATGggctcaagaaaaaaaaaaagaagaaaaaaacgtcGTCAACGTATCCAGCTAAAAACCtaggaagaaaaaataaattcatttttttcaataGGCTTTTTCTATGCATTAATGACCCTGATGCTTTTGTAATCTGTACAAACCTAAAAGTAGACACAATTAATTCTCCCGTATAAGCGCTGGTGGAATAATGAGAAGGACGGCTGCTAATTGCATTGTGGGGGGTGCGGTGGGGAGGTTACTCGCTCGGCTGTGATAATGGTGATTGGGGCACATTACCGCACAATCTACTATTGACTTAATTAATCTCGACTGATAATAACAAATTAATAATTAACCCCGTGCATTCTGCATGGCGAGGACGCATTAACATCGCTTTAGCCATGGGAGAAGGTGGAACAATTATTTAGAATGAAAGTGGCTTCAAAGCCGTAGGTGGTGCGCGCCGCATCCATCTCATTCCGCTCTTTTTTAATCACAGTTCACAGAAGATTAAAATAggattattatttaattattttatgaaCAGAAGAtgaaaatgggattttttttttcaaacaaatgTTTAAAGAAAACGATAGGTACAaactaggggtatgtgcacatgaGATGGAAATGGGCATTCTCCATCAAGAAAAGTTTGGGAATAGGTGTCGTCAGAaaattatctatttttttttttaactcaagtTTTTGTTAAACATTGTTTTTAAgaattttggtgatttttttttttttacattttattttcgatactattatgtatattatcaaatttagcagttttcagtGTGACCCTTGGCTAAAAACCAAGCTGtgatttcctgttgtgtctgtgat is a genomic window of Dendropsophus ebraccatus isolate aDenEbr1 chromosome 4, aDenEbr1.pat, whole genome shotgun sequence containing:
- the LOC138789379 gene encoding uncharacterized protein, encoding MTCSDSTTSSSSTVSSSFTIHSAPTASSSSMTHSAPTASSSFMTYSALKASSSSMTHSAFTDSFSSITHSAPTASFSSMTHSAPTASSSITHPAPTASSSSMTHSALTASFSSMTHSALTASFSSITHSAPTASFSSMTHSAPTASSSITYPAPTASSSSMTHSALTVGSSSMTYSAPTASFSSMTHSAPTASSSFMTYSALKASSSSMTHSDFTASSSSSMTHSALKASSSSMTHSALKANSSSMTHSALKANSSSMTDSALPASSFLMTHSALPASSSLVTHSAPTASSSITHPAPTASSSSMTHSAPTASFSSMTHSALKASSSSMTHSAFTASSPSSMTHSALKASSSSMTDSALKANSSSMTDSALPASSSLMTHSALPASSSLMTHSAPTASSSITHSAPTASSSSMTHSAPTTSSSSMTHSALKASSSSMTDSALKASSSSMTHSAFIASLPTTALGTITSGPGISVCDKIPD